The following is a genomic window from Photobacterium sp. GJ3.
TAAGTCCCTGCGTGAAGCGGGATACGATCAGGCATTCATCCTGCCAAATTCTGCGAAGTCTGCGCTGATCCCCCTGTTTGCCAAAATTCCGGCCCGGACCGGCTGGAAAGGGGAAAGCCGCTATGGCCTGCTGACCGATTTACGGAACAATAAGCGCGATTTTGGTCTGATGATCGAGCGCTACTGTGCGCTGGCTTATCCAAAAGCGGCAATGACCAGCAGCGCAGCGCTCCCTCAACTGCCAAAACCAGCCCTGAGCGTGGATAAAGCAAACCAGTCCGCAGCCATGGCTCGACTCTCTCTGAGCGCAGAGCGTCCGGTCATCGGACTTTGCCCCGGTGCTGAATTTGGTCCGGCAAAGCGCTGGCCGGACGCGTATTTTGCAGAAGTTGCACAGCACATGATTGAGCAGGGCAAGCAGGTGTGGCTGTTTGGTTCAGCGAAAGACCAGCCTGTAACGTCCGCAATCAGAAATGCCCTGCCTGCGGATCTGCAGATTCACTGTCACGATCTGGCGGGACAAACCAGCCTGATTGAAGCCGTTGATTTGCTGGCAGCCTGCGACACTGTCGTCAGCAATGACTCCGGACTGATGCATGTTTCTGCTGCGGTTGGCTGTAAAGTCGTTGCCATTTATGGCTCAACGTCACCAGACTACACACCGCCTCTGGCAGAGCAGGTGGCCATCGTTCACACTGACATTGAGTGTCGTCCGTGCTTCAAGCGTGAATGCCCTTATGGCCACCTGAAGTGTCTGAAGGAATTACCACCACAACGGGTGATCCAGGCCATCGAGGCGCTGTCGGATAATCATTGAATGGATGTGTGATGCCATTAAAACATCAACGAAATAACAGTAAACTTGCTTTTTACAGTCGCAACCTGCTGCGCTCAATGACCCCTAAAGTCATTTACCAGCGTCAGTTGCGCTACCTGCTGAACACTCTGGATCAATACGACAAACACTATATTGCATCCAGAGTGGATTATTACCTCAAACATCATGCTCCCTTCACCCTGCCCGAAGAAAAAACGGTTCAGATCAAGCGCTACCGGAAACAAGGCCAGAGTGCGTATTACTATGATTTAAAAGAATACCTGAACTATTTTGATAGCAAACATCACCTGGCCTACCGGTTCGGCGACGAGACCCATCTCGAGCCTTTTCCCTTTCTGGTGAAGGCGCGTCCGATTCAGGGGGACAATGCAAATGCGGTGCTCTTTAAACTCAATCAGGTCCGTCATTTCAACTTCATCACCGATACCTTGTCATTTCGGGAGAAAAAGAACACCGCCGTCTGGCGTGGTGCGGCTTACCAGCCTCACAGAATCGAGTTCGTACAACAGTATTATGACCACCCGCTGTGTGACATTGGCCAAACCAATCATAGCGAGCCCGCAAAACCTTGGGACAAGGGTTTCCTGTCGATTTCAGAGCAGCTTCAGCACAAATTTATTCTGTGTATTGAGGGCAATGATGTAGCAACCAACCTGAAATGGGCAATGTCGTCCAATTCACTCTGTCTCATGCCCAAACCCAAATTTGAAACCTGGTTCATGGAAGGCACCCTGAAAGCTGGTGTACATTACGTTGAATTAAAGGATGATTTTTCTGATCTGGAAGACAAAATCCGTGATTACAGCGAGCACCCGGAAGCGGCAGAAGCCATCATTGCCAATGCTCATGAACATGTCCACCAATTTCGCCATCCGGGTCGGGAAAAGCTGATTGGTCTGCTGGTCCTGAAAAAATACTTTGAGCTGTCCGGCCAGTGGCAACCGAAGTAAAAGAGAGAATCGATGCTACGTTTTGTCTACACCTGCCTGCTGATGCTGGCCGCACCTTTCCTGTTGGCTTCCCTGTATAAAAAGCGCCCTGGTGTTCCCCCAATCGGAAAACGCTGGCAGGAGCACTTTGGCATCAGTCCGAAAGTAAACGGCCACCAGCCGTTATGGATTCACGCCGTCTCTGTGGGTGAAACGCTGGCGGTGACACCACTGATCAAAGCCTTGAAAGAGCGCTATCCGGATTTACCCATCCTGCTGACGACAACGACAGCGACGGGGGCAGAACAGGCAGCAAAACTCAGCGACTGGGTCGAACATCGCTACATGCCTCTGGATTTTCCCTTCGCGTTACGTGCGTTTATCCGCACGCAGCAACCCCGCGCGCTCTGTATCATGGAAACAGAGCTTTGGCCGAACACACTGGCCGCTGCCAAAAGGGCCGG
Proteins encoded in this region:
- a CDS encoding glycosyl transferase family 90; amino-acid sequence: MPLKHQRNNSKLAFYSRNLLRSMTPKVIYQRQLRYLLNTLDQYDKHYIASRVDYYLKHHAPFTLPEEKTVQIKRYRKQGQSAYYYDLKEYLNYFDSKHHLAYRFGDETHLEPFPFLVKARPIQGDNANAVLFKLNQVRHFNFITDTLSFREKKNTAVWRGAAYQPHRIEFVQQYYDHPLCDIGQTNHSEPAKPWDKGFLSISEQLQHKFILCIEGNDVATNLKWAMSSNSLCLMPKPKFETWFMEGTLKAGVHYVELKDDFSDLEDKIRDYSEHPEAAEAIIANAHEHVHQFRHPGREKLIGLLVLKKYFELSGQWQPK
- the waaF gene encoding lipopolysaccharide heptosyltransferase II, with protein sequence MKILIIGPSWVGDMVMSQCLYTSLKQQHPDAEIDVLAPAWCRPILERMPEIHRALEMPIGHGEFNLTGRYRIGKSLREAGYDQAFILPNSAKSALIPLFAKIPARTGWKGESRYGLLTDLRNNKRDFGLMIERYCALAYPKAAMTSSAALPQLPKPALSVDKANQSAAMARLSLSAERPVIGLCPGAEFGPAKRWPDAYFAEVAQHMIEQGKQVWLFGSAKDQPVTSAIRNALPADLQIHCHDLAGQTSLIEAVDLLAACDTVVSNDSGLMHVSAAVGCKVVAIYGSTSPDYTPPLAEQVAIVHTDIECRPCFKRECPYGHLKCLKELPPQRVIQAIEALSDNH